The nucleotide sequence GCCCTCGTCGGCGAAGCCGGGGAAGTCCAGGTCGATCCGGGTCCCGGCCAGATAGGTGTCCGCCCAGTGCCTGGACAGACCGCGCTCCCCGGCCGAGTGCAGATAGGCGCGCAGCAGCGGGTGGTGCGAGGTGCCGGTGTCCAGCGCCGCCCCCACATGGCCGGCCCAGGTCTCGAACCGCGCGGTGCGCTCCTCGGCGGGCCCCCGGTCGCAGATGTCGTCGGTGAAGCAGAGCAGCGCGGCGCCGACGACCGCGTGCGGCTGGAACTCCGGCGGCGCCAGCACCCGCACCACACCGCGCAGCGCGAACTCGCGGCGCCGCAGATACCGCTCGGCGAGGGTGTAGTCGGAGCGCAGCGCACCGCCGCGTACCCCGGCCAGATCGAGACACCGTCCCCACGAACGCACGCGCACTCCCCAAGAATCGGCACAACGGGTCAATCGGCACAGGTGCGTCAGCGTATCGGCGGTATCCGGCCACGCCGAAGCCGCCCGGGGTGTGGGGCACCCCGGGCGGCTCTGGACGATCAGTGCGGTAGTGCGGTGGTGCGGTCTGACCGATCGGTCAGAAGGTGAGCTTGAAGCTGTTGATCCGTCCGGTGTCGCTGGACGCGACATCCTGGACCTTCAGCTTCCACGTGCCGTTGGCGACCTCCGAGGAGGCGTTCACGGTGTAGGTCGCGATGACGTTGTCCGCCGAGTCGCTGCTGCTGGAGTTCTTCAGCCGGTAGGCCGTTCCGTCCGGTGCCACCAGGTCGATGACCAGGTCACCACGCCAGGTGTGCGTGATGTTCACGTCCGCCTTGAGGGTGCTGGGGGCGTTGCCGGTGATCCCGGTGACGTTGACCGACGAGGTGACAGCCGCGCCGTGGTCGGGGATGGTGACCGGCGTGGTGTTCTGGAAGACCGTGCCGGTGGGCGGGTTGCCCGGGTCGCCGCCACCCGGGCGGGTGCCGACGTTGATGCCGGCCCACGCGTCGGCGACGGACTTGTACTCGGCGCTGGTCGTGCCGTACAGCTGACCGGCCACGGCGAGCGTCCCGGTGCGGGCCGACGCGTAGTTGGTCCTGCTGGTGAACTGGGTGGAGAGGGCCTTGAACCAGATCTGCTCGGCCTTCGCCCGGCCGATGCCGGTGACCGGGAGCCCGTCCGAGGTGGGGGAGTTGTACGAGACGCCGTTGATGGTCTTGGCGCCGCTGCCCTCGGAGAGCAGGTAGAAGAAGTGGTTCGCGGGACCCGACGAGTAGTGCACGTCGAGGTTGCCGAGGCTGGAGGACCAGTTGTCCGGGGAGCCGCCGTCCCTGCTCGGCTTGTCCTGGTAGCGCAGCGGGGTGCCGTCGCCGTTGATGTCGATCTTCTCGCCGATGAGGTAGTCACCCGGGTCCGACGCGTTGTTGGCGTAGAACTCGACCGAGGTCGCGAAGATGTCCGAGGTGGCCTCGTTGAGGCCGCCGGACTCACCGCTGTAGACCAGGCCGGCCGTCGCCGCGGTCACCCCGTGGGACATCTCGTGGGCGGCGACGTCGATCGACGTCAGCGGGTCGGCGTTGCCCGACCCGTCGCCGTACGTCATGCAGAAGCAGGAGTCGTCCCAGAACGCGTTGACGTAACCGCTGCTGTAGTGGACCCGCGAGTACGCGCCGACGCCGTCACCGTTGATGCCGGTGCGGCCGTGCACGTTCTTGTAGTAGTCCCACGTCAGCCCGGCGCCGTACGCGGCGTCGGCGGCGGCCGTCTCGGTGTTGGACGTGGTCCCGTTGCCCCAGGTGTCGTCGGGGCCCGAGAACAGCGTGCCGGTGCCCGACGTGCCGCGGTTCAGGTTGTACGTCTTGTGGTTGCCGCGCGCGCTGTCGGTCAGGTTGTACGTCGAGCCCGAGTGGACGGAGTTGACCGTCACCGTGCCGCTGTACTGGGTGTTGCCGACACCGGTCTCGATGCCCTGCCACTGGAAGATCTTCTTGCCCGTGGTGGCGTCCGTGACGACGTGCAGCTGGTTGGGCGTGCCGTCCTCCTGGAGCCCGCCGACGACCGTCTCGTACGCGAGGGTCGGTGCGCCGTCGGTCAGCCAGACCACCTTGCGCGGGGCGCTGTCGGGCGCGGTCTTCTTCGAACCGTCGGCGGCCGCGAGACCCAGCGCCTGCTTCTGGGCGACGGCAGGCGCGATGTCGGCGGTGGTGTCGACGTTCTTCAGCGTCGCCCTGGCCGCCTTGACGACGGACTCGGTGGCGCCGGCCTTCGACTCGGCGACGACCAGGTCGCCACCGAGGACGGGAAGACCGTCATAGGTGCGCTCGTAACGGGTGTGCGTGGTGCCGTCGATGTCCTGGACGACGTCCCGTACGACGAGCTTCTCCTGCGCGCCGAGGCCGAGTTCCTTGGCCTTGGCCGCCTTGCCTGCGTCGGCCTTCTTGATCAGCGCGGTCCGCTGGGCGGGGGAGAGGTCACGCGGCAGCGCACCGGGATCGGCGGTGCGGGCCGCCTGCCCCGCCAACGCGGCAGGCAACGCGGGGGCGTTGGCGCTGTCGGCCGTGGCGGAGGCGGTGCCTGCCTGCACACCGACGGAGAGGAGAGCTGCTGCGGTTATCAGAGCGCCGATCGCTGTGGCGCGACGGCTGGGCGTGGGTCTCACGCGAACTCCTTATGCGAGGGGGGTCCAGGCCGCGGGGTGGGCGGCCCGGTGTAAGCAAACGGAGAGTTGTGGTGCGGAGAACGGGGGAAGAGTGGCAGTACACGCACCTTCCTGTCAGGAGCGCGTCAACAAGTTGGCCGGATTCGTTCGCTGCGAGTTGTGTCATGTTCGTTAAGCGGACGTTTCGTCGGGCATCGGCCCCGGACCGGCCAGGATGTGGGTCGGCCCGGATCGAAGAGGCCGTCAAGATCGGGGCCCGCCCGGTCCTTTGTGAACAGATTGTTGAGCGACGACTCAAGGTCGGTGGCCGAGATCGCCACCTATTGTGGCTGATTCTTTTCCATCCGCTTCTCGCCCGGCGAGCCGCGCGTGGCCGGTGTCCTCCCGTACGGGTACACCGCGTCCACCTATGCTCGCGGGATGGAACAGAGCGAGGTCCTGAAGCGAGTGATCGGCATCCTCACCGAAGCCAGCGAGTGGCAGCGGCTGCTGGAGGAGGGCTCGGAACGCGAGGACCTGGCGGGCGAGCCCGGGATCGTGACGGCGCTGCTCAACGAGACGATGCCGAAGATCGAGATCCCGGGCGACGCGACGGCCGAGGAGATCGCCACCCTGGTCGGCCGCGAGGTCGGCGGCGCCATCCAGCAACTCGTCGGCGCCTTCAGCCTCTCCTTCGTGATGCTGGCCCGGGTGCACGACACGGGCCAGCAGGACGTCACGTCCACCGAGGTGCTCCAGGACCTGGCCCTGCGCGCCGAGGACCTGAACCCGGGCCGCGAGGCCTAGGCCCTGGCTGAGGGCGGCCCCCGGGCCGCGTCAGGCCAGGCTGTCGCGCCAGGCGCGGTGGAGGCCCGCGAAGCGGCCTGTGCCGGCGATCAGCTCCGCGGGGGCGCCGTCCTCGACGATCCTGCCGTGTTCCATCACCAGCACGCGGTCGGCGATCTCCACCGTCGACAGCCGGTGGGCGATCACCACGGCCGTACGGCCGTGCAGCACCGTGTCCATCGCGTTCTGCACGGCGCGCTCGCCCGGGATGTCCAGCGAGCTGGTCGCCTCGTCCAGGATCAGCACCGACGGGTCGGCCAGCAACGCGCGTGCGAACGCGACCAGTTGGCGCTGGCCGGCCGAGATCCGGCCGCCGCGTTTGCGTACGTCCGTGTCGTAGCCGTCCGGCAGGCCGCTGATGAACTCGTGCGCGCCGATCGCCCGCGCGGCCCGCTCGATATCCTCGGGTGACGCGTCGGGGCGGCCGATCGCGATGTTCTCCGCGACCGTGCCGGAGAAGAGGAACGCCTCCTGCGTCACCATCACGACACCGCGCCGCAGTTCGGGCGTGTCCAGCTCGCGCAGATCGACGCCGTCCAGCAGCACCCGGCCGCCGGTCGGGTCGTAGAACCGGGCCAGCAGCTTGGCCAGCGTGGACTTGCCCGCGCCCGTCGAGCCGACGACGGCGACCGTCTGCCCGGCCGGGATCGTCAGCTCGAAGCGGGGCAGCACCTCCCCGCCCGTGCGGTACCCGAAGCTGACCCCGTCGAAGACC is from Streptomyces sp. NBC_00370 and encodes:
- a CDS encoding M4 family metallopeptidase, with the translated sequence MRPTPSRRATAIGALITAAALLSVGVQAGTASATADSANAPALPAALAGQAARTADPGALPRDLSPAQRTALIKKADAGKAAKAKELGLGAQEKLVVRDVVQDIDGTTHTRYERTYDGLPVLGGDLVVAESKAGATESVVKAARATLKNVDTTADIAPAVAQKQALGLAAADGSKKTAPDSAPRKVVWLTDGAPTLAYETVVGGLQEDGTPNQLHVVTDATTGKKIFQWQGIETGVGNTQYSGTVTVNSVHSGSTYNLTDSARGNHKTYNLNRGTSGTGTLFSGPDDTWGNGTTSNTETAAADAAYGAGLTWDYYKNVHGRTGINGDGVGAYSRVHYSSGYVNAFWDDSCFCMTYGDGSGNADPLTSIDVAAHEMSHGVTAATAGLVYSGESGGLNEATSDIFATSVEFYANNASDPGDYLIGEKIDINGDGTPLRYQDKPSRDGGSPDNWSSSLGNLDVHYSSGPANHFFYLLSEGSGAKTINGVSYNSPTSDGLPVTGIGRAKAEQIWFKALSTQFTSRTNYASARTGTLAVAGQLYGTTSAEYKSVADAWAGINVGTRPGGGDPGNPPTGTVFQNTTPVTIPDHGAAVTSSVNVTGITGNAPSTLKADVNITHTWRGDLVIDLVAPDGTAYRLKNSSSSDSADNVIATYTVNASSEVANGTWKLKVQDVASSDTGRINSFKLTF